A stretch of DNA from Granulicella pectinivorans:
CGAGCGCGGACGCCGGGAGTTGATTCGGGATCTGGATGCAGAGCAGGGATTTGCGCACAGGGCGCTCCCGATGGGAGCGGGACTGACGCTGGAGGCGAATGGACCTCTGAAGGAGAATCCCGAGCAATACAAGCGGATCGTGTTTGAGAAGGGTGTTTCCTCGGCGCCAGGCGAGCGGGTGGTGATTACTGCGCTCGAGTTTAAAGGCGACCGGCTGGTGATCGATTTGAACGGCGGTCCGTACGCGAAGCATCGTTTTTTGAACCATCTCGAACTGAATGGGATGTCGACCGGGAATCCGGATGCCCCGAAGGCAACGGGTTCACGGATCACGCTGGTCTTCAAGGGCGGATTGCCGGATGTGTCGGCTCCGGAGGTAAAGGCGCTGTTGCAGCCGCTGATCGATTTTGGGTCGAAGACGAGCGTGCAGGCGTATGCGGACACACTTCCCGTACCGGTGAAGAAGGCGATCGCGCAGCATGATGTGCTGGTGGGAATGGACCGGAAGATGGTGCTGGCGGCACTAGGGGCTCCGGACAGCAAGATTCGTGAGCATACGGCGGACGATCCATCGCAGGCTCGGTATGAGGAATGGATCTACGGACAGATGCCGAAGACGATCCGGTTCATCCGGTTTACCGGCGACAAGGTGACCCAGGTGAAGATCGCGGCCCTGGGCAAGCCGATCGAACTGCGGGACAAGGATGAGATTGCGGCGCTGCTGGGCGATCAGACTCCAGTTCAGACGCACGAAATCATGGTGGGTGACCTGAAGGGGCCGGATGATGCGCAGAGGAAGGCTCCGCCGACGCTTCGGAAGGAAGGGGAACCCGAGGCCGCGACACCGAATGCGCAGGGTAAGGTGCTGTTTCCGGATGCGAAGCCGGCTGTTCCGGCTCCTATTCCTCCGCCTCCCGCTCCTCCATCTAGTCCGTTTATGGCTTCGGTGCGGTAACGTCTGTGGTGCCTTAGCAGCCCTCAACTCAGAATCGAGACGTGGGGCACCCGGTTTTGTGGCTGTTGGTGTAAACTAAGGCTTGCGTATCCGCTGCCCTGAGCCGAAAGCGCCAGGCGAGCCTCGCAAACCCCTCTCGATCAAAAGAGAACGCTTGATTTAGGTGGACGTGCGGCGTGCGGAGACGACACAGATTCGTTTCAGGGAGAGAACCACATGGCGAAGATTGCCAAGACCGGCGACCGTAAGAAGGTCATGGACACCAACAAGAGCACGGATTGCCCGAAGTGTTCGAAGCCCACCCGCATTGTGAAGCGTGTGAAGGATCGTGAGCGCAGCATCCCCGGTGGCGTGTACATCTCGTGCTCGGCGTGCGACTTCTTCGAGAAGCTGTAGACCCAGCTTTCGCGTCAAACCTATGGAATTTGGCAGCACCTGAGAGGGTCCGGCGACGGGCCCTTTTTGCTGCGCCGTCACCCGTCCGTTACCGCTTCCGATACCTTTGGTTATCCGCACCGCCTTTTGTGCATATCTTCACTTGACGATCGTCTTTCGTGAGGGGCAGACTCCTTATCGAAGGCAGGGAACCGTTTTATGTTGAGCACCACACGTACGTTAGTAGCAACCCCCGTGACCACCCCCGTAAAGACTGCGCACGATCACATTCCGGCACCGCAGCTTACCCGACCGACCTATCTGATGTGCCCTCCGCAGTGGTATGACGTGGACTACGTCATCAACCCATGGATGGCTGGAAACCTGCACCGCCCCTCGCGCGACATCGCATTCAGCCAGTGGAAGAGCCTTTACCAGGCACTGCAGCGGATTGCCGATGTGCGTCTGTTGACGGCGCGTCCGGGCGCCCCCGATATGGTATTTGTGGCGCATGCAGCGCTGGTGCAGCACGGCATTGCCGCGGTATCGAGCTTTGCCCACACGGAAAGACAGCCCGAAGAGCAGCACCTGCGCGAGTGGCTATTGCAGCATGGATTCCTGATCTGGGACACGGCGCGCGAGACCGCGTTCGAGGGTGAGGGCGATGTTCTGTTCGACGCCGAAGGACATGGGCTTTGGGCGGCGCATGGCTCCCGAACGTGCGTGCAGAGCCATCGGCATGTGGCCGATGCCTGGCATGCTCCGGTGACGAGCCTGCATCTAGTGGATCCGCGGTTTTATCACCTGGATATTTGCTTTGCGCCGTTAGCAGGTGGGTATTTGCTCTACTTCCCCGGGGCGTTCGATGCGCAGTCGATCGCAAAGATCGAGGCCGTGTATCCCGCCGAGAAGAGGATTGCCGTCACAGAGAGCGAGGCCACACAGTTTGGCTGCAATGTGCTGAATGTGGGGCGGTCGATCCTTATGGGAACCGTGCGGTCGAACCTCGCGGAGAGACTGGCGGAGGTGGGCTTCGATGTGACCGAGCTGGAGCTTTCGGAGTTTCTGCGGGGTGGCGCCTCGGCGAAGTCGCTCGCGCTGCGGTTGAGCGATTCCAAGGTGACGCATGGGGATGCGTTCTAGGCTGGGTCAACCACGTCTCAAGATCGAGATGTGCTCTTCCCAAAGGATGGATGAGAGGCGGCCTTCTCGGTCGCCTCTCATCCTTTGCCGGCTATTTCAGCGAGGATAGCTCGGGCGGTATCGCCTGGGGAGCGGGATTGGGTGATGGGGCGGCCTACAACGAGCATGGATGCGCCGCGTGCGATGGCGTCGGCTGGTGTGGCGATGCGCTTTTGATCGCCGGCTTCGGAGCCGCTGGGGCGGATGCCTGGCACGACGAGGAAGGGCTTTCGGCCGAGCTCGTGGCGGAGACTGGTTGTCTCTTCAGAGGAACAGACAAGGCCTTCGATACCGCACTCCCCAGCAAGCCGGGCGAGGCGAAGGACTTGCTGGGCGGGGGTGACGTCGAGGCCTACGCCCTGCATCTGGACTGCATCCATGCTGGTGAGGACGGTCACGGCCAGGAGACGGGGAGAAGATGGGTTTTCGGTGGCGGCTTTGGCCGCGGCACGGAGCATGGCTTCGCCACCCCCGGCGTGCAGAGTAAGGAGACCCGCGCCTACGTTGGCGACGGAGCGGATGGCCCCAGCTACGGTGTTGGGGATGTCGTGGAGTTTGAGGTCCAGGAAGACCTCCAGACCGCGGTTGCGGAGGGTTTCAATCAGCGCATTGCCGGAGGCGCAGTAGAGTTCGAGGCCTACCTTCATCCAGCGGCAGGAGCCTTCAAGGCGGTCGACGAGGTCGAGTGCTTCGCGGGCCGTCTGAAAATCGAGGGCAACGGCGAGCTTCTCTTCCGGAGCGTCGCCGAGGTCGTGGCGCAGGGCGGAGTCGTCTTTGAGGGGCGCGATGGTGGTCATGGTGTGCCTCCTGTTCATGATAACGGCGATAATGGCTGGATGCGAACGGTATTGACGATTGCGGGTTTCGATCCCTCTTCGGGGGCGGGTGTGACGGCGGATCTTGCGGTGTTTGCCGCGCACGGGATGTTCGGCACGTCGTGCATCACGGCGCTGACGGTGCAGAACACGGTCGGCGTGGTGGGGGTCCATCCTGTGTGTGGTACGGTCGTGGGGGCGACGCTGCGTTGTCTGCAGGAGGATCTGCCACCTGTTGGGATCAAGATCGGCATGTTGGCCACTGCCGGGTGTATTGAGGCTGTGGCGGAGTTTCTGGAAGGGCTGAAGGATAGGCCGGTCGTGGTGCTGGATCCGGTGCTGCGGTCTACTTCAGGGAGGGAGCTGCTGGATGGTGCCGGTCTGGGAGTGCTGAGAGAGAAGCTGCTGCCCCTGGTGGACTGGGTGACGCCGAATGCGGTGGAGTTGGAGGTTCTGGGTGGACTCGTGGCGTTGCAAGGGAACTCGGTTATTGTGACGGGCGGGGACCGGGAGACGCCGGATGATCTTGTAGTGGTGAATGGGAGTAAGACCTGGCTTCCCGGGGTAAGGGTGGAGACGACTTCGACGCATGGCACGGGGTGCGCGCTTTCGAGTGCGTTGCTTTGCCGATTGTTGATGGGAGATGGCCCCGTGGAGGCGGCTCGGGCGGCCAAGGAGTATGTGACCGAGGCACTGCGACGAGCTACCCCCATGGGACAGGGGCATGGGCCGATGAATCACCTTTGGCCATTGCGAGGCTAGCCTTTGGTACCGCGCAGGCCGGTTCGCCACTGATGTTGCGGGACGGATAGCCGATGAGCAGGCTAGAGGAGTTTGCCTATGCCGTTCGCAATGCAGGATGACGATTCGATGGAGGGAGCGTTGTACCCGGCTCCTACGCCGTATCCGGACCGTGGTGGAGACAGGCGTGCGCGCCGAGCGGAGCGGAGACGGCTGGGCAGGGAAGAGGGACAGGCACTGGAGCGGCTTGGGCATGCGGTCGAGTACCTGATCGAC
This window harbors:
- a CDS encoding dimethylarginine dimethylaminohydrolase family protein is translated as MLSTTRTLVATPVTTPVKTAHDHIPAPQLTRPTYLMCPPQWYDVDYVINPWMAGNLHRPSRDIAFSQWKSLYQALQRIADVRLLTARPGAPDMVFVAHAALVQHGIAAVSSFAHTERQPEEQHLREWLLQHGFLIWDTARETAFEGEGDVLFDAEGHGLWAAHGSRTCVQSHRHVADAWHAPVTSLHLVDPRFYHLDICFAPLAGGYLLYFPGAFDAQSIAKIEAVYPAEKRIAVTESEATQFGCNVLNVGRSILMGTVRSNLAERLAEVGFDVTELELSEFLRGGASAKSLALRLSDSKVTHGDAF
- the pyrF gene encoding orotidine-5'-phosphate decarboxylase codes for the protein MTTIAPLKDDSALRHDLGDAPEEKLAVALDFQTAREALDLVDRLEGSCRWMKVGLELYCASGNALIETLRNRGLEVFLDLKLHDIPNTVAGAIRSVANVGAGLLTLHAGGGEAMLRAAAKAATENPSSPRLLAVTVLTSMDAVQMQGVGLDVTPAQQVLRLARLAGECGIEGLVCSSEETTSLRHELGRKPFLVVPGIRPSGSEAGDQKRIATPADAIARGASMLVVGRPITQSRSPGDTARAILAEIAGKG
- the thiD gene encoding bifunctional hydroxymethylpyrimidine kinase/phosphomethylpyrimidine kinase, coding for MRTVLTIAGFDPSSGAGVTADLAVFAAHGMFGTSCITALTVQNTVGVVGVHPVCGTVVGATLRCLQEDLPPVGIKIGMLATAGCIEAVAEFLEGLKDRPVVVLDPVLRSTSGRELLDGAGLGVLREKLLPLVDWVTPNAVELEVLGGLVALQGNSVIVTGGDRETPDDLVVVNGSKTWLPGVRVETTSTHGTGCALSSALLCRLLMGDGPVEAARAAKEYVTEALRRATPMGQGHGPMNHLWPLRG